A portion of the Hordeum vulgare subsp. vulgare unplaced genomic scaffold, MorexV3_pseudomolecules_assembly, whole genome shotgun sequence genome contains these proteins:
- the LOC123421180 gene encoding putative receptor-like protein kinase At3g47110 — MAMGIMSLLCSFLAVLTTATVSGSDHDEAALLAFRAQVSDGGSLASWNSSASFCSWEGVTCSHRRPARVVALRLNNKALAGELSPAIGNLTFLRTLNLSFNWLHGEIPASLGRLRRLHRLDLGDNSFSGTLPVNLSSCVSMAIMGLLNNKLGGRIPAELGEKLTSLVRISLSNNSFTGLIPPSLANLSHLEILDLSRNQLVGSIPPRLGSIQGMQQFSIARNLINGMIPTSLYNWSSLQLFDVGTNMMYGSLDSIGNKFPKLKYLGLSGNNFTGTIPSSISNISSLLSVGFDSNRFSGYFSPAFGKLAALQYLNLNNNKLEANDNKGWEFITSLANCSQLQLLVLSSNSFQGQLPGSIVNLSTTLQYLHLGDNRISGSIPADIGNLIGLQTLAIVNTSMSGMIPKSIGKLQNLIDLALYNNSLSGLIPPSLGNLSQLNKLYARNSNLEGPIPASLGKLKNLIVLDLKMNYHLNGSIPKEIFRLPSLSWYLDLSYNSLSGPLPNEVGSLANLNLLVLSGNQLSGKIPDSIQNCMVLEQLFLDNNSFEGNIPQSLTNIRGLSILNLTMNKFSGNIPDAIGNIGNLRELYVAHNNLSGSIPLVLEKLSSLSELDISYNNLQGEVPNVGVFRNITHLAVVGNVNLCGGTPQLHLAPCPTGVLSKKRKKMPKSLVISLAAVGAIMFLLAVIVLVWRLCKKLKSSQNAVAKDSIVDGHYRRIPYPALLKGTNEFSEANLLGKGSYGAVYKCVLDNEETELAVKVFNLGRSRYSKSFEAECEAMRRIRHRCLIKIITSCSSINHQGQEFKALVFEFMPNGNLDSWLHQPSQDPTANNTLSLAQRFDIAVDIVDAVEYLHRYCQPLVIHCDIKPSNILLAEDMSARVGDFGISRILQENTSEGMQSSYGSTGIKGSIGYVAPEYGEGSAVSTAGDIYSLGILLLEMFTGRSPTEGMFRDSLDLHKFVEDALQDRTLEIADPTMWLHSGQWDNTTSIRIMELLVSVFRLGISCSRQHPRDRTTTGDAAAEMHAIRDAYLKFIGEHGAETEASTEEIQNSVA, encoded by the exons ATGGCAATGGGGATCATGAGTTTGCTATGCTCATTCCTGGCCGTCCTGACTACTGCGACCGTGAGTGGTAGCGACCACGACGAGGCTGCGTTGCTTGCTTTCAGAGCGCAGGTCAGCGATGGCGGCTCGCTAGCCTCCTGGAATAGCAGCGCCAGCTTTTGCAGCTGGGAAGGTGTGACATGCAGCCACCGAAGGCCAGCGCGGGTGGTGGCGCTGAGATTGAACAACAAGGCGCTCGCCGGAGAACTCTCACCGGCCATCGGGAACCTCACGTTCCTGCGGACGCTTAACCTGAGCTTCAACTGGTTGCACGGGGAGATACCAGCGAGCCTCGGCCGCCTCCGCCGCCTGCATAGGCTCGACTTGGGTGACAACTCCTTCTCAGGCACGTTACCAGTGAACCTGAGCTCATGTGTCAGCATGGCCATAATGGGACTGCTAAACAACAAGCTTGGCGGGCGCATCCCGGCTGAGCTCGGAGAGAAGCTCACGTCCCTGGTAAGGATATCACTGAGTAACAACAGCTTCACAGGGCTCATCCCTCCATCGCTGGCCAATCTGTCCCATTTGGAAATCCTTGATCTCTCTCGCAACCAGCTCGTGGGCTCAATCCCACCACGGCTCGGAAGCATCCAGGGCATGCAACAGTTCAGCATCGCCAGAAACCTCATCAACGGTATGATTCCGACTTCTCTCTACAATTGGTCATCGCTACAACTATTTGATGTAGGGACAAATATGATGTACGGGAGTTTGGATAGTATCGGAAACAAGTTCCCCAAGTTAAAATATCTTGGCCTGTCTGGTAATAACTTCACTGGAACAATCCCATCATCAATATCCAACATATCTTCCCTCTTATCAGTTGGCTTTGATAGCAACAGATTTAGTGGGTACTTTTCTCCCGCGTTTGGGAAGCTGGCAGCACTTCAATATTTGAACTTGAATAACAATAAGCTTGAAGCGAATGACAACAAGGGTTGGGAATTCATCACGTCTTTGGCAAACTGCAGCCAACTGCAGCTATTGGTACTCAGCAGCAATTCTTTTCAAGGACAACTACCAGGTTCAATTGTGAACCTGTCAACGACTCTCCAGTACTTGCACTTAGGTGACAATAGGATCTCTGGGAGTATTCCTGCAGATATAGGCAATTTGATTGGTCTACAAACACTTGCGATAGTAAATACTTCCATGTCCGGAATGATCCCAAAGAGCATCGGTAAGCTACAGAACTTGATCGATTTAGCATTGTACAACAATAGCTTGTCTGGGCTCATACCGCCATCGCTAGGAAACCTTTCACAATTGAATAAGCTTTATGCACGTAATAGCAACTTGGAGGGACCAATTCCGGCAAGCCTGGGGAAGTTGAAAAACCTCATTGTACTTGATTTAAAAATGAATTACCATCTCAACGGTTCAATACCCAAAGAAATTTTCAGGTTACCTAGCCTTTCTTGGTATTTGGACTTGTCATACAATTCCCTTTCCGGACCCCTTCCCAATGAAGTTGGTAGCTTGGCAAACCTTAACCTACTAGTTCTATCAGGAAACCAGCTGTCTGGCAAGATACCCGACAGCATACAGAATTGCATGGTATTGGAACAACTATTCTTAGACAACAATTCCTTTGAGGGAAACATACCTCAGTCACTGACAAATATAAGGGGGCTCAGTATATTGAACCTGACCATGAACAAGTTCTCTGGTAATATTCCGGATGCCATTGGCAATATTGGAAACCTGCGAGAGTTGTACGTAGCACACAACAACTTGTCAGGATCAATCCCACTAGTTCTAGAAAAATTGTCGTCATTGTCTGAATTGGATATATCCTACAATAATTTGCAAGGAGAGGTGCCAAATGTAGGTGTTTTCAGAAACATCACTCATTTAGCGGTTGTTGGGAATGTCAATTTGTGTGGTGGTACACCTCAACTTCATTTGGCTCCGTGCCCCACAGGGGTCTTaagcaagaagagaaaaaaaatgccAAAATCTCTGGTAATTTCTCTAGCAGCAGTTGGAGCAATCATGTTCTTACTTGCAGTGATTGTTCTTGTTTGGAGACTTTGTAAGAAGCTCAAATCAAGCCAGAAcgcagtagcaaaagattcaattGTTGATGGCCATTACAGAAGAATCCCCTATCCTGCATTACTGAAAGGAACTAACGAATTTTCAGAAGCCAACTTGCTTGGGAAAGGAAGTTATGGTGCGGTTTATAAGTGTGTTTTGGACAATGAAGAAACAGAATTGGCTGTCAAGGTGTTTAACCTTGGTCGATCTAGGTATTCGAAGAGTTTTGAGGCTGAATGTGAGGCTATGAGAAGGATAAGACACCGTTGTCTCATAAAGATCATTACTTCTTGTTCGAGCATCAACCACCAAGGTCAAGAGTTCAAGGCATTGGTTTTTGAATTCATGCCCAATGGTAACTTGGATAGCTGGCTTCATCAACCATCTCAAGATCCCACTGCAAACAACACGCTCAGCCTTGCCCAGAGGTTCGATATTGCTGTCGATATTGTGGATGCAGTAGAATATCTGCACCGCTACTGCCAACCATTGGTGATCCATTGTGATATTAAGCCAAGCAATATTCTTCTTGCTGAAGACATGAGCGCCCGAGTTGGAGACTTTGGCATATCAAGAATTCTTCAAGAAAATACAAGTGAGGGGATGCAAAGTTCATATGGCTCAACTGGAATTAAAGGTTCCATAGGCTATGTTGCTCCAG AGTATGGAGAAGGATCTGCGGTCTCTACAGCTGGTGATATTTATAGCCTTGGCATATTGCTGCTTGAGATGTTTACTGGAAGGAGCCCAACAGAAGGCATGTTTAGAGATTCATTGGATCTTCATAAGTTTGTTGAGGATGCACTTCAAGATAGGACCCTGGAGATAGCTGACCCAACAATGTGGCTGCACAGCGGACAATGGGATAACACTACAAGTATTAGAATCATGGAGTTATTGGTTTCAGTTTTCAGGCTTGGCATATCCTGCTCAAGGCAACACCCGCGAGACCGAACAACTACGGGAGATGCAGCGGCAGAGATGCATGCAATCCGAGATGCATACCTCAAATTCATAGGGGAGCATGGAGCAGAAACAGAAGCCTCAACTGAAGAAATTCAGAACAGTGTTGCATAG